The Methanofervidicoccus sp. A16 genome has a segment encoding these proteins:
- a CDS encoding HVO_0476 family zinc finger protein, translating into MEDKGEEILSLHCPLCDDITPHSVIKKQESKRHIKLKVKCLECGHIWEMERTVKLKDVKVIISRYGKSEKKVIQIPIGEVIKVGDMINVEGEDLEITSIEGAQRTLSSKVEDIETIWTKSLSIPKKVGISINDGRRTYSVNVLVPQDYIFDSGYIYRVGNGFFKIKMIKTEKGTSKREVARNIKRIYAQPTKPFKNYVDLTEYLI; encoded by the coding sequence ATGGAAGATAAAGGTGAAGAAATCCTCTCCCTCCACTGTCCTCTATGTGATGATATTACTCCACATAGTGTTATAAAGAAACAGGAGTCTAAGAGACACATCAAGTTAAAGGTAAAATGTCTAGAATGTGGCCATATATGGGAGATGGAGAGGACTGTTAAGTTGAAGGATGTGAAAGTGATAATCAGTAGGTATGGAAAATCTGAGAAAAAGGTTATCCAGATACCTATCGGGGAAGTTATAAAAGTTGGAGATATGATTAATGTAGAGGGGGAGGATTTAGAGATAACTAGTATAGAAGGTGCCCAAAGAACCCTTTCTTCAAAGGTTGAAGATATTGAAACTATATGGACAAAATCTTTAAGTATTCCTAAAAAAGTAGGGATATCTATCAACGATGGAAGAAGGACGTACTCTGTAAATGTACTTGTTCCCCAAGATTATATATTTGATAGTGGATATATCTACCGTGTTGGAAATGGTTTCTTTAAGATAAAGATGATAAAAACGGAAAAAGGAACCTCTAAAAGGGAAGTTGCTAGGAATATAAAGAGAATATATGCCCAACCTACAAAACCCTTTAAAAACTACGTAGATCTAACAGAATATCTGATATAA
- a CDS encoding 30S ribosomal protein S3ae, protein MAKMRARTTGKGKKVAKDTWKTKVWYNIYTPQAFGGVLIGQTPANDPARVIGRVAEVSLKDLINDPAKHMIRMYFKINGVSGNNATTQFIGHDTTREYIKSLVRRRMSKITTIVDVRTKDNYKIRVKAMVLTAYRARDCHKTDIRKKTEEIIRETAKNSTFPEFVQAMLLDELSTKIYQECKKMFPLKKVEIYKSEVLEFGEPLETPEEESRESEEAKEEGKEE, encoded by the coding sequence ATGGCAAAGATGAGGGCTAGAACCACTGGTAAGGGGAAAAAGGTTGCTAAGGATACCTGGAAAACAAAAGTATGGTATAATATATATACACCTCAAGCCTTTGGAGGTGTTTTAATAGGACAGACCCCTGCAAACGATCCTGCTAGGGTTATTGGAAGGGTAGCAGAGGTTAGTTTAAAAGACCTCATAAACGACCCTGCTAAACATATGATAAGGATGTACTTTAAGATAAATGGAGTTAGTGGTAACAACGCTACTACACAGTTCATAGGCCATGATACAACAAGGGAGTATATAAAATCCCTGGTAAGAAGGAGAATGAGTAAGATAACAACAATTGTAGATGTGAGAACTAAGGACAACTATAAGATAAGAGTAAAGGCTATGGTACTAACTGCATATAGGGCAAGGGACTGTCATAAAACTGATATTAGGAAGAAAACAGAGGAGATCATTAGAGAAACTGCAAAGAACTCAACATTCCCAGAGTTTGTCCAGGCTATGCTCTTAGATGAGTTGAGTACAAAGATATACCAGGAATGTAAGAAGATGTTCCCACTTAAAAAAGTGGAAATCTATAAGTCTGAGGTTTTGGAGTTTGGTGAGCCATTGGAGACACCAGAGGAAGAGAGTAGAGAGTCAGAGGAAGCAAAAGAAGAAGGCAAGGAAGAATAA
- a CDS encoding DUF167 domain-containing protein, translating into MKEKFINIKVIPKAKKQKIVQEEKRLKVYLKSPPEDGKANEELIKVLSEYFKTSKGSIQIIKGKFSRNKTIKINFE; encoded by the coding sequence ATGAAAGAAAAATTTATAAATATTAAAGTCATTCCAAAGGCAAAGAAACAAAAAATAGTGCAGGAAGAAAAGAGATTAAAAGTATATCTAAAATCACCTCCTGAAGATGGAAAAGCCAATGAAGAACTTATAAAAGTTTTATCAGAATATTTTAAAACTAGTAAGGGAAGTATTCAGATAATTAAAGGTAAATTTTCTCGAAATAAAACTATAAAGATAAATTTTGAGTAA
- the pscS gene encoding O-phospho-L-seryl-tRNA:Cys-tRNA synthase — MEINLDKYKNLSRHLERELINLNPIQRGGVLPVETKKAIYEFWDGYSVCDYCGGRLDEIKTPPVCGFLEDISKFLDMDISRPTHGARESKFIVMHSICKEGDYVVLDKNAHYTSYVAIERARLNYATVKNDGYPTYRIKPERYKEVIDKLEDEGKSIGLILLTHVDGSYGNLSDAEKVGKIAKKKGYPFLLNCAYTVGRMPVKGKKLKADFLACSGHKSMAASGPIGILSMREEFAEEVLRRSKSHPKKEVELLGCTSRGVPLISLMASFPYVVERVKRWDEELKKTRYVVDRLEEIGFKQLGVKPKEHDLIKFETSVLEEISKRDKRRGYFFYEELKKRGIGGIVPGVTKEIKMSVYGLTWEQVEYVVDAIVEIVERC, encoded by the coding sequence ATGGAGATAAACTTGGACAAATATAAAAATCTCAGTAGACACCTTGAGAGAGAACTTATAAATCTAAATCCTATTCAGAGGGGAGGAGTTCTTCCTGTAGAAACTAAGAAGGCTATTTACGAGTTCTGGGATGGTTACAGTGTATGTGATTACTGTGGGGGACGTTTAGATGAGATAAAGACACCTCCAGTCTGTGGGTTTTTAGAGGATATATCTAAGTTCTTGGATATGGATATCTCCAGGCCCACCCATGGAGCGAGAGAGAGTAAGTTTATAGTTATGCACTCCATATGTAAAGAGGGGGACTACGTAGTGTTAGATAAAAATGCCCATTATACCTCCTACGTGGCTATAGAGAGGGCGAGGTTGAACTACGCCACAGTGAAGAACGACGGGTATCCCACCTATCGAATAAAACCTGAAAGATATAAGGAAGTTATCGATAAATTGGAGGATGAGGGGAAGAGTATAGGTTTAATACTACTTACCCATGTAGATGGATCCTATGGGAATCTAAGTGATGCCGAGAAGGTGGGAAAGATTGCCAAAAAAAAGGGATATCCATTCCTCCTAAACTGTGCCTATACAGTTGGGAGGATGCCAGTTAAGGGGAAAAAGTTGAAGGCAGATTTTTTAGCATGCTCTGGACATAAGAGTATGGCAGCATCTGGCCCAATAGGCATCCTCTCCATGAGGGAGGAGTTTGCAGAGGAGGTGCTGAGGAGATCTAAGAGTCATCCTAAGAAGGAGGTGGAACTCTTAGGATGTACAAGTAGAGGGGTGCCTCTCATCTCCCTTATGGCAAGTTTTCCATACGTTGTTGAGAGGGTTAAGAGATGGGATGAGGAGTTAAAGAAGACTAGGTACGTGGTAGATAGGTTGGAGGAGATAGGTTTTAAACAGTTAGGTGTGAAACCTAAGGAGCATGATCTCATTAAATTCGAGACGTCTGTACTTGAGGAGATATCCAAGAGGGATAAGAGAAGGGGATATTTCTTTTACGAGGAGTTGAAGAAGAGAGGTATTGGAGGTATAGTGCCAGGGGTTACAAAGGAGATAAAGATGAGTGTATATGGATTAACCTGGGAGCAGGTGGAGTACGTAGTTGATGCTATTGTGGAGATAGTGGAGAGGTGTTAA
- the aroE gene encoding shikimate dehydrogenase, with amino-acid sequence MIDSKTKLLGVIGHPVEHSLSPIMHNRALRDKDLNYVYLAFDVHPDRLKYVVDGAKALGTFRGFNVTVPHKVEIIKYLDELDREAQLIGAVNTVKIEDDRAIGYNTDGLGARMSLEEEVGKVKGRDILIVGAGGAARAVAFELAKDNNITIVNRTVERAKLLAEEISRKLNREVGYGDLSVDIGNYEIVIHTTPVGMYPHINVKPVIDVNNIRSDMVVMDLIYNPRETVLLREAKKRGAKTINGIGMLVYQGALAFEIWTGVKPDVEVMRRSVEDHLGY; translated from the coding sequence ATGATAGACTCTAAAACTAAACTTTTAGGTGTTATAGGACATCCTGTGGAGCACTCTCTGTCTCCTATTATGCACAATAGAGCCCTAAGGGATAAAGATCTAAACTACGTATATTTGGCCTTCGACGTCCATCCTGATAGGTTGAAGTACGTAGTAGATGGTGCAAAGGCACTTGGGACATTTAGAGGTTTTAACGTTACAGTACCTCATAAGGTGGAGATTATAAAGTATCTAGATGAGTTAGATAGGGAGGCTCAACTTATAGGGGCGGTTAATACTGTAAAGATCGAAGATGATAGGGCAATAGGATACAATACAGATGGATTAGGTGCCCGTATGTCCCTTGAGGAGGAGGTAGGAAAGGTAAAGGGTAGGGATATCCTCATAGTAGGTGCAGGGGGTGCTGCAAGGGCTGTGGCATTTGAACTGGCTAAGGATAACAACATCACCATAGTGAATAGAACAGTTGAGAGGGCTAAACTTCTGGCAGAGGAGATCTCTAGAAAGTTAAATAGAGAAGTAGGGTATGGAGATCTAAGTGTAGATATAGGAAATTACGAGATAGTTATCCACACTACACCAGTTGGTATGTATCCTCATATTAATGTAAAACCTGTAATAGACGTAAATAATATACGTAGTGATATGGTAGTTATGGATCTCATATACAATCCAAGGGAGACTGTACTACTTAGAGAGGCTAAAAAGAGGGGGGCGAAGACTATCAACGGTATTGGGATGTTGGTATATCAGGGTGCATTAGCCTTTGAGATATGGACAGGTGTAAAACCAGATGTTGAGGTTATGAGGAGAAGTGTAGAGGACCATTTAGGATATTAA
- a CDS encoding NIP7 N-terminal domain-related protein produces MKSRELNLEEINCIKNILNYYLNKETIENFKFENLYLLYDKDRYDVIYTTKDVLKNLKLFKNIYGAGLIFGSFKKSKDKIKFTLSLEGMTLISKDIVKNYAVVNRKGEILFLYGRDIFLSSVLELKGGGRLAIFNMDREFLGIGNYGGGKIIKNVIDKGWYLREGG; encoded by the coding sequence ATGAAATCCAGAGAATTAAATCTCGAGGAGATCAACTGTATAAAAAATATATTAAATTATTATCTCAATAAGGAGACTATAGAAAATTTTAAATTCGAGAATTTATACCTCCTATACGATAAGGATAGGTACGATGTTATCTACACCACCAAGGATGTCTTAAAAAATCTGAAGTTATTTAAAAATATTTACGGTGCAGGTTTAATATTTGGAAGTTTTAAAAAGAGTAAAGATAAGATTAAATTTACACTGTCCTTAGAGGGAATGACTCTCATTTCCAAGGATATCGTTAAAAACTACGCTGTAGTTAATAGAAAGGGAGAAATTCTCTTCTTGTACGGTAGGGATATATTCCTGTCTTCTGTTTTGGAGTTAAAGGGTGGAGGGAGGTTGGCCATATTTAACATGGATAGGGAGTTTCTCGGGATCGGTAACTACGGAGGAGGGAAGATTATTAAGAACGTTATAGATAAGGGATGGTATTTGAGAGAAGGTGGATAA
- a CDS encoding DDE-type integrase/transposase/recombinase yields MLRVKDIIKELKIFKRNKIPIEIKTLAIATYIQTSSVRRTARILSEIYPVSKTSVWNWINKFKEELSITTEERERDLIAIDETVVKGGGKHYYVYSAVDVERNELILMRVYTIRNHLITRSFVKKVLKYCRGEPKFLIDKAPWLISALKSLNLNFEHQTFGRGSLIESVFSSLKQRVKIFFCSINAKNPVRNWNFFCRLFVLYYNKLRWCLC; encoded by the coding sequence ATGCTAAGAGTAAAAGATATTATAAAGGAATTAAAAATCTTTAAGAGGAACAAAATACCTATAGAAATTAAAACACTCGCCATTGCAACCTACATTCAGACATCTTCAGTAAGAAGGACTGCCAGAATTCTTTCAGAGATTTATCCAGTCTCAAAAACATCAGTTTGGAACTGGATAAATAAGTTTAAAGAAGAATTATCCATTACAACAGAGGAAAGAGAAAGAGATCTAATAGCGATAGATGAAACTGTTGTTAAAGGTGGCGGGAAGCACTATTACGTTTATTCAGCTGTAGATGTTGAGAGGAATGAATTAATTTTAATGAGAGTCTATACAATAAGGAATCATCTAATTACGAGGTCCTTTGTAAAGAAAGTACTGAAGTACTGTAGGGGTGAGCCTAAATTCCTTATAGATAAAGCCCCATGGCTAATTAGTGCTCTAAAAAGTCTTAATTTAAACTTTGAACATCAGACTTTTGGGCGGGGGAGTTTGATAGAATCGGTGTTTTCTTCTCTGAAGCAGAGGGTAAAGATCTTTTTCTGCTCTATTAATGCTAAAAATCCTGTTAGAAACTGGAACTTCTTTTGTAGGTTATTTGTTCTGTATTATAATAAACTGAGGTGGTGTTTATGTTAA
- the tgtA gene encoding tRNA guanosine(15) transglycosylase TgtA, which yields MFQIKSRDGLGKIGKLEINGKIIETPTIMPVIHPNPDKQLVPMETVKKLADVVITNSYIIYSKPELREIAEEKGVHRLIGFDKVVVTDSGSFQLSVYGNIDVEPLEIVEFQERIGVDVGTILDIPTPPYADRERAERDLEETIRRGRKSLELKRKNNYKMLLNGTIQGSTYMDLRRRCAEIMGSMGFDIYPIGAVVPLLEKYDYKTLVDVILNSKMGLPTNKPVHLFGCGHPTLFAISVLLGCDLFDSAAYALYAKDDRYLTEYGTYYLEDLKDLKQFPCSCPVCSKYSPKEVYDMDKRERERVLAEHNLYVTFEEMSRVKEAIREGALWELVELRCRSHPRLLEAYRQALKYVEFIEKFDPVTKKSGFFYGGYESLFRPEVIRHKERIHRIKFEKIYITTVSKDVEKPYSENLNILPSDVDILVKDDVFGLIPLNIDIIYPLLQSEIPELYDIEKEFNKKFVKEFVEKYKDKILDIVTYNYYISYYNSKENKNKIDSDILKIDRMLQYQYGFKILDEEIMKKIIVRRSKRTGWIRNVLIVKNGEKKVLFALRSYDNFLIPTEEGAKLLHSKIPYPKYRVVVDRSVERFAREGRSVYAKFVVDCDRDLRPYEEVLVVNEDDELLGYGTTILNGRELMEFNYGVAVDMRGGIDDKE from the coding sequence ATGTTCCAGATAAAATCGAGAGATGGACTAGGAAAAATCGGGAAATTGGAGATAAATGGAAAAATAATCGAAACACCAACGATAATGCCAGTTATACATCCCAACCCAGATAAGCAACTTGTCCCAATGGAGACTGTTAAAAAACTTGCAGATGTGGTGATTACAAACTCCTATATTATATACTCTAAACCAGAACTTAGAGAAATAGCAGAGGAGAAAGGCGTTCATAGGTTAATAGGGTTTGATAAGGTAGTGGTTACAGACAGTGGCTCCTTCCAACTTAGTGTATATGGAAATATAGATGTAGAACCATTAGAAATAGTGGAATTCCAGGAGAGGATAGGGGTAGATGTAGGGACTATATTGGATATACCTACACCGCCCTATGCAGATAGGGAAAGAGCAGAGAGAGATTTAGAGGAGACTATAAGGAGAGGTAGGAAATCCCTTGAGTTGAAAAGAAAGAACAACTATAAGATGCTCCTAAATGGGACTATTCAGGGATCTACATATATGGATCTCAGGAGAAGATGCGCAGAGATCATGGGAAGTATGGGTTTCGATATATATCCTATAGGTGCAGTTGTACCTCTTTTGGAAAAGTACGACTATAAAACCCTTGTAGATGTTATCCTCAACTCAAAGATGGGCCTACCTACCAACAAACCTGTTCATCTCTTTGGATGTGGACATCCCACCCTATTCGCCATCTCCGTCCTCCTTGGATGTGATCTATTTGACAGTGCAGCCTACGCCCTCTACGCCAAGGATGACAGGTATCTAACAGAGTATGGTACTTACTATTTAGAGGATTTAAAGGATCTTAAACAGTTCCCATGCTCCTGTCCAGTATGCAGTAAGTACTCTCCAAAGGAAGTATATGACATGGATAAAAGGGAGAGGGAGAGGGTATTAGCAGAACATAACCTGTACGTTACCTTCGAGGAGATGAGTAGGGTAAAGGAGGCTATTAGGGAAGGTGCCCTCTGGGAGTTGGTGGAGTTGAGATGTAGAAGCCATCCAAGGTTGTTGGAGGCATACAGACAGGCCTTGAAGTACGTTGAATTTATAGAGAAGTTCGATCCTGTCACTAAGAAGTCTGGGTTTTTCTACGGTGGATACGAGAGTTTATTTAGACCTGAAGTAATAAGACATAAGGAGAGGATTCATAGGATAAAATTTGAGAAGATATATATAACTACAGTGTCAAAGGATGTGGAGAAGCCCTACAGTGAGAACCTTAATATCCTTCCAAGTGATGTGGATATCCTTGTAAAGGATGACGTATTTGGGTTGATACCACTGAATATAGATATTATCTATCCATTACTACAAAGTGAGATACCTGAACTCTACGATATTGAGAAGGAGTTCAATAAGAAGTTTGTAAAGGAGTTCGTTGAAAAATATAAAGATAAAATATTGGATATTGTTACCTACAACTACTATATCAGTTATTACAACTCCAAGGAGAATAAAAATAAGATAGATAGTGATATCCTGAAAATAGACAGGATGCTCCAGTATCAGTACGGATTTAAGATATTAGACGAGGAGATTATGAAAAAGATAATAGTAAGGAGGAGTAAAAGGACAGGGTGGATAAGGAATGTACTTATAGTTAAAAACGGTGAAAAAAAGGTTTTATTTGCTTTAAGATCCTACGACAACTTCCTTATACCAACAGAGGAGGGAGCAAAACTCCTACATAGTAAGATACCATATCCAAAGTACAGGGTTGTTGTAGATAGATCTGTTGAGAGGTTTGCAAGGGAGGGGAGATCTGTATATGCTAAGTTCGTTGTAGACTGTGATAGGGATCTTAGGCCCTATGAGGAGGTACTTGTTGTAAATGAGGATGATGAACTTTTGGGATACGGTACTACTATACTCAACGGTAGGGAGTTGATGGAGTTTAACTACGGTGTTGCAGTTGATATGAGGGGAGGGATTGACGATAAAGAGTAA
- a CDS encoding DUF4013 domain-containing protein: MSFLEKYLIEPFKYATSDRLKVLIVILLLGIPIVIISISLIAYIKLNFSTFILTLGIGLLFFIITSMAITGYYIGVVKNTLKGLDTLPDWSNFIEILKDGVLYTVALFILILLAYLPAILLLIIGIFFTGAIATVDSFRHSDLWTIITSLLAYILVLLLYMLVVSIALKIYVPLATVNFAKKGFSGFFKFSDVLKKISFEYILILLLYFVINFIFNFILETIANIIVPMLDIFISIIVISIYIMCNTIMSFIFGIMSYRAVTKYYLEREKEQ, from the coding sequence TTGTCTTTTTTAGAAAAATATCTAATAGAGCCATTTAAATATGCTACATCAGATCGGTTAAAAGTGTTAATAGTTATTTTATTGTTAGGTATCCCTATAGTTATTATCTCTATATCATTAATAGCGTATATAAAATTGAATTTCTCTACATTTATTTTAACGTTAGGTATAGGCCTATTATTCTTTATAATAACCTCTATGGCTATTACAGGATACTACATAGGGGTGGTAAAAAACACCCTTAAAGGACTTGATACACTACCTGACTGGAGTAACTTTATTGAAATCTTAAAAGATGGAGTTTTGTATACTGTTGCACTGTTTATATTGATATTGTTAGCCTATTTACCTGCTATTTTACTTTTAATAATAGGGATATTTTTTACAGGAGCGATTGCGACGGTAGATAGTTTTAGACATAGTGATCTCTGGACAATAATCACATCCCTGTTAGCATATATATTGGTACTACTCCTATATATGTTAGTAGTGTCTATAGCACTTAAAATATACGTTCCACTAGCAACAGTAAATTTTGCTAAAAAAGGATTTTCTGGATTCTTCAAATTTTCCGATGTACTAAAAAAGATATCTTTTGAGTATATATTGATACTACTGTTGTATTTTGTAATAAACTTTATTTTTAACTTTATTTTGGAAACTATTGCCAATATAATTGTACCTATGTTGGATATATTTATCTCTATAATAGTGATATCGATCTACATAATGTGTAATACTATCATGTCTTTTATATTTGGAATAATGTCATACAGGGCAGTAACCAAGTACTACCTAGAAAGAGAGAAGGAACAGTAA
- the mfnA gene encoding tyrosine decarboxylase MfnA: protein MKKEKEILEKLKKYREMDLKYEDGRILGSMCTKPHPISKKIVEMFLETNLGDPGLFPGTKRLEEEVIKMIGEMLHNNNPFGYIISGGTEANITAMRVVKKMAKEKGRREANILIPETAHFSFEKAREMMDLNYTVVPLDRKYTMDVKYLKDYIEDNIEKGIDGIVTIAGSTELGTIDNIPEISKVAKEYNIYIHVDAAFGGFVIPFLEERYKLEGYNYHFDFSLDNIFSITVDPHKMGLAPIPAGGILFRDFSFKRYLDVETPYLTEDSQATLIGTRSGIGVAATWGIMKVLGPDGYREIVSQCMENTYYLVKRMKEYSFERVIDPVLNIVAIKDEDPVNTSLILRKKGWYLSICRCVDALRIVVMPHITKEHIDRFIDALAQCKRD, encoded by the coding sequence ATGAAAAAAGAAAAGGAGATTCTAGAAAAATTAAAAAAATACAGAGAAATGGATCTAAAGTACGAGGATGGTAGGATACTGGGATCTATGTGTACTAAACCTCATCCAATATCTAAGAAGATCGTTGAGATGTTTCTTGAGACAAACTTGGGAGATCCAGGTTTATTCCCAGGGACTAAGAGGTTGGAAGAAGAAGTTATTAAGATGATAGGGGAGATGCTCCACAACAATAATCCCTTCGGTTATATCATATCTGGAGGTACAGAGGCCAATATAACTGCTATGAGGGTTGTAAAAAAGATGGCGAAGGAGAAGGGTAGAAGAGAGGCAAATATTCTTATACCTGAGACTGCACATTTCTCCTTTGAGAAGGCTAGGGAAATGATGGACCTAAACTATACAGTGGTACCTCTCGATAGAAAATACACCATGGATGTGAAGTACCTAAAGGACTACATAGAGGATAACATAGAGAAGGGCATAGATGGGATAGTAACTATAGCAGGTTCCACTGAACTTGGTACCATAGATAATATTCCAGAGATCTCCAAGGTGGCTAAGGAGTACAACATATATATCCATGTAGATGCTGCATTTGGAGGTTTTGTTATACCCTTCTTAGAGGAGAGATACAAATTAGAGGGATATAACTATCATTTTGATTTTTCACTAGATAATATCTTCTCCATTACAGTAGATCCTCATAAAATGGGCCTTGCACCGATACCTGCAGGGGGTATATTATTTAGAGACTTCTCCTTTAAAAGATACTTAGATGTGGAGACTCCCTATCTAACAGAGGACTCCCAGGCTACACTTATTGGAACGAGAAGTGGTATTGGAGTGGCTGCAACCTGGGGTATAATGAAAGTTTTAGGGCCAGATGGATACAGAGAAATAGTATCCCAGTGTATGGAAAATACCTATTACCTAGTAAAGAGGATGAAGGAGTACAGTTTCGAGAGGGTAATAGATCCTGTTTTAAATATTGTGGCGATAAAAGATGAGGACCCTGTAAATACATCTCTAATACTTAGGAAAAAAGGATGGTACCTTTCAATCTGTAGGTGTGTAGATGCCCTTAGGATTGTGGTGATGCCTCACATCACCAAGGAACATATAGATAGGTTCATTGATGCCCTTGCCCAGTGTAAGAGGGATTGA
- the gatA gene encoding Asp-tRNA(Asn)/Glu-tRNA(Gln) amidotransferase subunit GatA: MGDIVEKVQEYLEKIEKSGINAYIQIDRERVLKEAEDLEKNEKLKKKPLYGKIIGVKSNINVKGYVVSCASKTLENYVSPYDATVIKKIKSQGGLIIGMTNMDEFACGSSGETSYYGPTKNPMAEDRIPGGSSSGSAAAVSADLCDMALGSDTGGSIRNPASHCGVVGFKPSYGVVSRQGLCDLAMSFDQIGPLTKNARDALLLTNIIKGKDFSDSTTVDTPEFKVWDGEEMKNYKIGVVKEFMEVSDEKIRERIEKGIEVFRDLNWEVVELSYKYVDLALPTYYLINYVEFFSATRRYDGRRYGYPIEEVCGEEVLRRILIGRHISEKEYSGKYYKRALQARRMMKREMLKLFKDVDAIVSPTVPKLPHKIGEELTPMEMYAYDVLTVPANLCGICAGVVRCGDINGIPVGLQIMGKPFDDEKILNIMIQFEKNF, translated from the coding sequence ATGGGCGATATTGTAGAGAAGGTTCAGGAGTATCTTGAAAAGATAGAAAAATCAGGTATAAATGCGTACATACAGATAGATAGAGAGAGGGTACTTAAAGAGGCTGAAGATTTAGAAAAAAATGAGAAGTTAAAGAAGAAACCATTATACGGTAAAATCATTGGGGTAAAGTCCAACATAAACGTCAAGGGATACGTAGTATCCTGCGCCTCTAAGACACTTGAGAACTATGTAAGTCCCTACGATGCCACTGTAATTAAAAAGATAAAGTCCCAGGGGGGTTTAATAATCGGTATGACAAATATGGATGAGTTCGCCTGTGGAAGTAGTGGGGAGACATCTTACTATGGGCCTACGAAGAACCCTATGGCTGAAGATAGAATACCTGGGGGAAGTAGTTCAGGGAGTGCAGCTGCAGTATCTGCCGATCTCTGTGATATGGCATTGGGGAGTGATACAGGGGGAAGTATAAGAAACCCTGCCTCCCACTGTGGAGTAGTTGGATTTAAACCGTCTTATGGAGTTGTAAGTAGGCAGGGGCTCTGTGATCTAGCCATGAGTTTCGATCAGATAGGGCCACTGACAAAGAACGCCAGGGATGCCCTATTATTAACTAATATAATTAAAGGGAAGGATTTCTCAGATAGTACAACTGTAGACACTCCAGAGTTCAAGGTATGGGATGGGGAGGAAATGAAAAATTATAAAATAGGGGTTGTTAAGGAGTTTATGGAGGTTAGTGATGAGAAAATAAGGGAGAGAATCGAAAAGGGTATTGAGGTTTTCAGGGATCTTAACTGGGAGGTTGTGGAGTTAAGTTATAAGTATGTAGATCTAGCCCTTCCTACATACTACCTTATAAACTACGTTGAGTTCTTCTCTGCAACAAGGAGGTACGACGGTAGAAGGTACGGATATCCGATAGAGGAGGTATGTGGGGAGGAGGTACTTAGGAGGATATTGATAGGTAGGCATATAAGTGAAAAGGAGTACAGTGGGAAGTATTACAAAAGGGCACTACAGGCTAGGAGGATGATGAAGAGGGAGATGTTGAAACTCTTCAAGGATGTTGATGCTATAGTATCTCCTACAGTGCCTAAACTTCCTCATAAAATAGGAGAGGAACTTACTCCAATGGAGATGTACGCCTACGATGTCTTAACTGTGCCTGCGAACCTCTGTGGTATATGTGCAGGTGTAGTTAGATGTGGAGATATAAATGGGATACCTGTGGGACTGCAGATAATGGGGAAGCCCTTTGATGACGAGAAGATATTGAATATTATGATACAATTTGAGAAGAATTTCTGA